From the genome of Campylobacter magnus, one region includes:
- a CDS encoding anthranilate synthase component II, translating into MILMIDNFDSFVFNIYQYALVATDEEIKCLRNDEITADEVVSLSPSKIILSPGPKHPKDSGVCLEILEFAKAGKITAPILGVCLGHQAIALSFGADIKRLENPKHGKTSMVEITAPSPVFKGLPSEFEVMRYHSLYADNLPSELICTARSKDDNIIMALSHATLPIYGIQFHPESYFTTYGRGIIENFVHLKG; encoded by the coding sequence ATGATTTTAATGATTGATAACTTTGATAGCTTTGTTTTTAACATCTATCAATACGCCCTAGTTGCCACTGATGAAGAGATAAAATGCCTGCGAAATGATGAAATAACAGCTGATGAAGTAGTAAGCCTTTCGCCAAGTAAGATAATTTTAAGCCCAGGCCCAAAGCATCCAAAAGATAGTGGCGTGTGCCTTGAAATTCTAGAATTTGCCAAAGCTGGCAAGATAACAGCGCCGATTTTGGGTGTTTGCTTAGGTCATCAAGCAATCGCGCTTAGCTTTGGTGCGGATATTAAACGCCTTGAAAATCCAAAGCACGGCAAAACTAGCATGGTAGAAATCACCGCGCCTAGCCCTGTGTTTAAAGGCTTGCCAAGCGAGTTTGAGGTAATGCGCTACCACTCACTCTACGCTGATAATCTGCCTAGTGAGCTAATTTGTACCGCTCGCTCAAAGGATGATAATATCATCATGGCACTTTCTCACGCTACTTTGCCGATATATGGAATTCAGTTTCACCCTGAGAGCTACTTTACCACCTATGGCCGTGGGATAATAGAAAATTTTGTGCATTTAAAGGGCTAA
- the ribD gene encoding bifunctional diaminohydroxyphosphoribosylaminopyrimidine deaminase/5-amino-6-(5-phosphoribosylamino)uracil reductase RibD produces the protein MSDEFFMKLALDEAWKYQLLTYPNPAVGCAIVDKNGKLLALGAHKCAGLAHAELGAVTLALCKLKPELKSELLRLENNPNELYDFILKNHKGALNGACAFVSLEPCTHFGKTPPCALLLRDLGFCRVVFGSADLGGQAKGGAKLLANAGVSVEQSTLKSKCDELLEPFLAWQSGHFAFFKLALSLNGVYTGKISSQIAQKHCHDLRSKLDLLVIGGNTVRSDRPILDARFSTTKHAPDVLIYSRESEFDGQIPLFSVLNRKVDIKSDLELLKKAKFAMIEGAGRLFKALENEFSWVLIYQSKSFKKGSFLDISKSLEIMHSTPLGADTALWCKVLEN, from the coding sequence ATGAGTGATGAATTTTTTATGAAACTTGCGCTTGATGAGGCGTGGAAATATCAGCTTTTAACCTACCCAAATCCAGCTGTGGGCTGCGCTATCGTGGATAAAAACGGCAAGCTTCTTGCCCTGGGTGCCCACAAATGCGCTGGCCTCGCTCACGCAGAGCTTGGGGCTGTAACTTTGGCGCTATGCAAGCTAAAACCTGAGCTAAAAAGCGAGCTTTTGCGCCTTGAAAATAACCCAAATGAGCTATACGATTTTATTTTAAAAAATCATAAAGGCGCATTAAATGGTGCTTGTGCTTTTGTTAGCTTAGAGCCCTGCACGCATTTTGGCAAAACTCCGCCTTGTGCTTTGCTGCTGCGTGATTTGGGCTTTTGCCGTGTGGTTTTTGGCTCGGCTGATTTAGGCGGGCAAGCAAAGGGCGGCGCAAAACTACTAGCAAACGCTGGTGTGAGCGTAGAGCAAAGCACTTTAAAATCAAAATGCGATGAGCTTTTAGAGCCTTTTTTAGCGTGGCAAAGTGGGCATTTTGCTTTTTTTAAGCTGGCTTTAAGTCTAAATGGCGTTTATACTGGCAAAATAAGCAGCCAAATAGCACAAAAGCATTGCCATGATCTACGCTCAAAGCTTGATCTGCTAGTAATCGGTGGCAATACAGTTCGCAGCGACCGCCCTATTTTGGATGCTAGATTTTCTACTACCAAACATGCGCCTGATGTGCTAATTTACAGCCGCGAAAGCGAGTTTGATGGGCAAATTCCACTTTTTAGCGTTTTAAATCGCAAGGTAGATATTAAAAGCGATTTAGAGCTTTTAAAAAAGGCAAAATTTGCTATGATTGAGGGGGCTGGCAGGCTTTTTAAAGCCCTTGAAAACGAGTTTAGCTGGGTGTTAATCTATCAAAGCAAAAGCTTTAAAAAAGGGAGTTTTTTGGATATAAGCAAAAGCCTTGAAATTATGCATAGCACGCCACTTGGGGCTGATACTGCGCTGTGGTGTAAAGTACTAGAAAATTAA
- the mnmA gene encoding tRNA 2-thiouridine(34) synthase MnmA codes for MKVLLAMSGGVDSSMCVKLLKDAGHEVQGCYMQLHDKPNYHEKNIENVKMIGEFFGIKTHILDLREQFKKEIYDLFVDSYKAGITPNPCAHCNRLIKFGALWEFGQSLGYERIATGHYARIENGLLKSAKDTSKDQSYFLSNIAAAMLPHIIFPLGEWLKTDVKKLAASYPEIANLATQSESSEICFVENSYIEVLDKHFNTLMPGIVKDSSGKAIGTHEGYARYTIGQRKGFRVNGAHEPHFVKSIDSANNEIVVSKRDELACYSFSTANFNNFTDKNEFDCFVKIRYRSTPLACSIRQNERGGINVELKSPAFGVAKGQLACFYDENERVLASGFIV; via the coding sequence ATGAAAGTATTGCTAGCTATGAGTGGTGGTGTGGATAGCTCTATGTGCGTAAAGCTGCTAAAAGACGCAGGGCACGAGGTACAAGGCTGCTACATGCAGCTACACGACAAGCCAAATTATCACGAAAAAAACATAGAAAATGTTAAAATGATAGGCGAGTTTTTTGGTATAAAAACGCATATTTTAGACCTAAGAGAGCAGTTTAAAAAAGAAATTTATGATCTTTTTGTGGATAGCTACAAGGCTGGAATCACGCCAAATCCCTGCGCACACTGTAATAGGCTAATAAAATTTGGCGCACTTTGGGAGTTTGGGCAAAGCCTTGGCTACGAGCGTATCGCCACCGGTCACTACGCACGCATAGAAAATGGGCTATTAAAAAGCGCAAAAGATACTAGCAAAGATCAAAGCTACTTTCTTTCAAATATCGCTGCTGCAATGCTTCCCCATATAATTTTCCCTCTTGGAGAGTGGCTAAAAACTGATGTTAAAAAACTAGCTGCTAGCTACCCAGAAATCGCAAATCTAGCCACACAAAGCGAGAGCAGTGAAATTTGCTTTGTAGAAAATAGCTACATTGAGGTACTTGATAAGCACTTTAATACCCTTATGCCAGGCATCGTAAAAGACAGCAGCGGCAAGGCTATAGGCACGCACGAGGGCTATGCACGCTATACTATCGGTCAGCGCAAGGGCTTTCGTGTAAATGGAGCGCACGAACCACACTTTGTAAAGAGCATAGATAGCGCAAATAATGAAATAGTAGTCAGTAAGCGTGATGAGCTGGCTTGCTATTCTTTTAGCACGGCTAATTTTAACAATTTTACTGATAAAAACGAGTTTGATTGTTTTGTTAAAATTCGCTACCGCAGCACGCCGCTAGCGTGTAGCATCCGTCAAAATGAGCGTGGCGGCATAAATGTAGAGCTAAAAAGCCCAGCTTTTGGTGTAGCAAAGGGTCAGCTAGCTTGTTTTTATGATGAAAATGAGCGTGTGCTAGCTAGCGGATTTATTGTTTAA
- a CDS encoding pilus assembly FimT family protein — MKKAFTLVELIFVVVVIGILAFALWPTKQPTQALEAARQIVAHIRYTQHLALNDDKFATHTYIATDGTKKNIAIDWYKRMWRIVFSNQNKIEGKCDNAGWRYAVYQNIDGNLSDGGQPNGEIEVAQNPAEPGKVLSGCFSGIYKNTTSSMDLTKTYGILSKKENNKNEDGLKFDEFATDSRIQGIIFDELGRAYPSGDFSQAYNNGKQFKLGNNELGNNSYGRITLSAKDGSVAKILVFAETGYACVENVDLGCEAPATNP, encoded by the coding sequence ATGAAAAAAGCATTTACTTTGGTTGAGCTGATTTTTGTGGTGGTTGTGATAGGAATTTTAGCTTTTGCGCTATGGCCTACAAAGCAGCCTACACAGGCTCTTGAAGCTGCTAGGCAGATAGTAGCTCACATCCGCTACACACAGCATTTGGCACTAAATGATGATAAATTTGCCACGCACACCTACATTGCCACGGACGGCACAAAGAAAAACATAGCAATAGACTGGTATAAGAGAATGTGGAGAATAGTATTTTCAAATCAAAACAAAATTGAAGGAAAATGTGATAATGCTGGTTGGCGATATGCTGTATATCAAAATATCGACGGTAACCTTAGCGACGGAGGACAGCCAAATGGAGAAATAGAAGTAGCTCAAAACCCAGCCGAACCTGGAAAAGTTCTAAGTGGCTGCTTTTCTGGCATTTATAAAAACACCACAAGTAGTATGGATCTAACAAAAACTTATGGAATTTTAAGCAAAAAAGAAAATAATAAAAATGAAGATGGCTTGAAATTTGATGAGTTTGCTACAGATAGTAGAATTCAGGGCATTATATTTGACGAGCTTGGCAGAGCCTATCCTAGTGGTGATTTTAGCCAGGCGTACAATAATGGCAAGCAGTTTAAACTAGGTAACAACGAGCTAGGCAACAACAGTTATGGCCGCATAACACTAAGCGCAAAAGACGGCAGCGTAGCAAAGATCTTGGTATTTGCCGAGACTGGCTATGCTTGTGTAGAAAATGTAGATCTAGGCTGCGAAGCACCTGCTACTAACCCTTAG
- a CDS encoding MFS transporter, translated as MAKLDLYLMYFCALVAMSVLYAPQPIAVLFESELGIARQSAGLFIAALMIPLGLAGFFYGYILERASIRSMLFGGFLLLGLAQMGFGLASKYEYMLALRAAQGLVLPVAMIGIMSYISVSTPSKYVAAAMGAYIGVTIIGGLVGRAASGILADFFGWRFFIILVGVLCVFCAILVRLKCSNISASLIKPRLKDIKDTLKERKNLYTYGMIFCLFFTFQALLNYVPFELAQILGAHSGAKTGALYAGYALGVLISFNVRRIGASFGGARRAVVAGVGITLVSIACFGVQSFWGLFGAMVVLCIGNFIAHSNAAGFVNRQAKEHKGIANGLYVSFYYMGGALGSFLPGFIYNYLGWIAFLCSLGVVCALSLAFAIMLAKTRVYGVRNEN; from the coding sequence ATGGCAAAGTTAGATTTGTATTTGATGTATTTTTGTGCGCTTGTGGCGATGAGCGTGTTATACGCCCCGCAGCCTATTGCCGTGCTTTTTGAGAGCGAACTAGGCATCGCTAGGCAGAGTGCAGGGCTTTTTATCGCTGCACTTATGATCCCACTTGGGCTAGCGGGATTTTTTTATGGCTATATTTTGGAGCGAGCTAGCATTCGCTCTATGCTTTTTGGCGGATTTTTGCTGCTTGGGCTAGCTCAGATGGGCTTTGGACTAGCTAGCAAATACGAGTATATGCTAGCCTTGCGTGCGGCGCAGGGGCTGGTGCTGCCTGTAGCGATGATAGGCATTATGAGCTACATCTCAGTTAGCACACCTAGCAAGTATGTAGCAGCAGCGATGGGCGCATATATCGGCGTGACCATCATCGGCGGACTTGTAGGCAGAGCAGCTAGCGGCATTTTGGCTGATTTTTTTGGCTGGAGATTTTTTATTATTTTAGTGGGCGTGCTATGCGTCTTTTGTGCCATTTTGGTGCGGCTAAAATGCTCAAACATAAGCGCAAGCCTCATAAAACCACGGCTAAAAGACATAAAAGACACCTTAAAAGAACGCAAAAATCTCTACACCTACGGCATGATTTTTTGCTTATTTTTCACCTTTCAAGCCTTGCTAAACTATGTGCCTTTTGAATTAGCGCAGATTTTAGGAGCTCATAGCGGGGCAAAAACAGGCGCATTATACGCTGGCTACGCACTTGGCGTGCTAATTTCTTTTAATGTTAGGCGCATAGGAGCGTCTTTTGGAGGAGCTAGGCGAGCTGTGGTGGCTGGGGTTGGCATAACGCTAGTTAGCATTGCATGCTTTGGAGTGCAGAGCTTCTGGGGGCTTTTTGGGGCGATGGTTGTGCTTTGTATCGGCAACTTCATCGCTCACAGCAATGCAGCAGGCTTTGTAAACCGCCAAGCAAAAGAACACAAAGGCATAGCAAATGGGCTTTATGTGAGCTTTTATTACATGGGCGGGGCTTTGGGTAGCTTTTTGCCAGGCTTTATTTACAATTACCTTGGCTGGATAGCGTTTTTATGCTCTTTGGGAGTGGTTTGCGCTCTTAGCCTTGCTTTTGCTATAATGTTAGCAAAAACTAGGGTTTATGGGGTAAGAAATGAAAATTAA
- a CDS encoding tetratricopeptide repeat protein yields MKKVVVLLVCAVVLLVGDTVLDKSGIESSFDPKKDYEQGIAFYDNKDYDKAFESFKKACDDGNMRACHNLGVMYEKGNGVEKNEQKAVELYKKVCDGGEMFGCHNLGVMYTNGNGVEKDFGKAAELFKKACDGGEMDGCGNLGFMYTNGNGVEKNKQKAVELYKKACDGGEMLGCFNLGTMYAKGSGTEKDFGKAAELFKKACDGGNMRGCSNLGTMYDDGIGVEKNEQKAVELYKKACDGGEVLGCFNLGIMYANGNGVEKNEQKAAELYKKACDGGDLDGCRNLVVMHTNGNGVEKD; encoded by the coding sequence ATGAAAAAAGTTGTAGTACTTTTGGTGTGTGCTGTGGTCTTGCTTGTGGGTGATACAGTGCTTGATAAAAGTGGCATTGAGTCAAGCTTTGATCCTAAAAAGGATTACGAGCAAGGAATAGCTTTTTATGATAATAAAGACTATGATAAAGCCTTTGAGTCATTCAAAAAAGCTTGTGATGATGGAAATATGCGTGCTTGTCACAATCTAGGCGTTATGTATGAAAAAGGCAATGGAGTAGAAAAAAACGAACAAAAAGCAGTAGAGCTATACAAAAAAGTTTGTGATGGTGGAGAAATGTTTGGTTGTCACAATTTAGGCGTTATGTATACTAATGGCAATGGAGTAGAAAAAGACTTTGGCAAAGCAGCAGAACTATTTAAAAAAGCTTGTGATGGTGGAGAAATGGATGGTTGTGGCAATTTAGGTTTTATGTATACTAATGGCAATGGAGTAGAAAAAAACAAACAAAAAGCAGTAGAGCTATACAAAAAAGCTTGTGATGGTGGAGAAATGCTTGGTTGTTTTAATCTAGGCACTATGTATGCTAAAGGAAGTGGAACAGAAAAAGACTTTGGCAAAGCAGCAGAACTATTTAAAAAAGCTTGTGATGGTGGAAATATGCGTGGTTGTAGCAATTTAGGCACTATGTATGATGATGGCATTGGAGTAGAAAAAAACGAACAAAAAGCAGTAGAGCTATACAAAAAAGCTTGTGATGGTGGAGAAGTGCTTGGTTGTTTTAATCTAGGCATTATGTATGCTAATGGCAATGGAGTAGAAAAAAACGAACAAAAAGCAGCAGAGTTATACAAAAAAGCTTGTGATGGCGGAGACTTGGATGGTTGTCGTAATCTAGTCGTTATGCATACTAATGGCAATGGAGTAGAAAAAGACTAG
- a CDS encoding phosphoribosyltransferase, which produces MKLFYTYDEFESDARALAKSLKNEGFDAIIGVARGGFFLAARLAYLLGIRELRSVSVTQYKGSEQGSVNICSLPQITEAKKVLVCDDICDSGACLSALMSELRQSSSSEFGSATLFYKSTAIFKPDFYAKQALGWIVFPWEVDALGEEF; this is translated from the coding sequence ATGAAGCTTTTTTATACTTATGATGAGTTTGAGAGTGATGCTAGGGCGCTAGCAAAGTCCCTTAAAAATGAGGGCTTTGATGCTATTATCGGTGTAGCTAGGGGTGGGTTTTTTCTAGCTGCTAGGCTGGCGTATTTGCTGGGTATAAGAGAGCTTCGTAGCGTGAGCGTCACTCAGTATAAAGGCAGCGAGCAAGGCAGCGTGAATATCTGCTCTTTGCCCCAGATAACTGAGGCAAAAAAGGTGCTAGTCTGCGATGACATCTGCGATAGCGGTGCGTGCTTGTCTGCTTTAATGAGTGAGCTAAGGCAGAGTTCTAGCTCAGAGTTTGGCTCTGCTACTTTGTTCTACAAAAGCACAGCGATTTTTAAGCCTGATTTTTACGCTAAGCAAGCTCTGGGCTGGATAGTATTTCCATGGGAAGTGGACGCGCTAGGCGAGGAATTCTAG
- a CDS encoding potassium/proton antiporter, with translation MLDILENLNYYLIIVGVVLFFSAYASKLSERFGVPLLLIFLAIGMILGEEGLGGIKFSNAVIAQAVGTVALIFILYSGALETKWEDVKSVALSGVLLATLGVVITAFVMAGFIWIIYKDASFLDSLLLASIVSSTDAAAVFAILRGQQIRLKNNLSPLLELESGANDPMAIFLTIAVIELITLGANADFNGSIFAFKFLAQFGVGIAFGVLFGLTFPLLCNHLNLTQSGLYPLISVAWMFVIFGASSACYGNGYLSIYIAGVISSRANFYNKENIHAFHNAIAWMMQIIVFLTLGLLVYPSKLAAWAWAAITVSLVLIFIARPVAVFITLAFSRFNLREKFYISWVGLRGAVPIILATYPYIYQIAIADVIFNVVFFMVLISVLLQGMSLPFVAKWLGVAEK, from the coding sequence ATGCTTGATATATTAGAAAACCTAAATTATTATCTTATCATCGTAGGTGTGGTGCTGTTTTTTAGCGCTTATGCTAGTAAGCTTTCTGAGCGTTTTGGTGTGCCTTTGCTGCTTATATTTCTTGCTATTGGTATGATTTTGGGCGAAGAAGGGCTTGGTGGTATAAAGTTTAGCAACGCAGTAATTGCGCAGGCTGTGGGCACGGTCGCACTTATTTTTATCCTTTATAGCGGTGCTTTGGAGACGAAGTGGGAGGATGTAAAGAGCGTAGCGCTTAGTGGTGTGCTGCTAGCTACTTTGGGCGTGGTTATTACAGCTTTTGTTATGGCTGGTTTTATTTGGATTATTTATAAGGATGCTAGCTTTTTAGATAGCTTGCTCCTTGCTTCTATTGTAAGCTCTACTGATGCAGCAGCTGTCTTTGCGATACTAAGGGGTCAGCAAATTAGACTAAAAAACAATCTCTCGCCACTTTTAGAGCTAGAAAGCGGCGCAAACGACCCTATGGCGATATTTCTTACTATTGCGGTGATTGAGCTTATCACGCTTGGGGCAAATGCTGATTTTAATGGCAGTATTTTTGCCTTTAAGTTTTTGGCGCAGTTTGGTGTAGGAATTGCTTTTGGTGTGCTTTTTGGGCTGACATTTCCGCTGCTGTGTAACCACCTAAATCTCACTCAATCAGGGCTATATCCGCTTATTAGCGTGGCGTGGATGTTTGTGATATTTGGTGCGAGTTCTGCTTGCTATGGCAATGGCTATCTTAGCATTTATATAGCAGGCGTGATTAGTAGTCGCGCTAATTTTTATAACAAAGAAAATATCCACGCCTTTCACAACGCAATAGCGTGGATGATGCAAATCATCGTCTTTCTTACTCTTGGACTGCTTGTATATCCATCAAAGCTGGCTGCTTGGGCGTGGGCGGCTATCACTGTTTCGCTGGTGCTTATTTTCATAGCTAGGCCTGTGGCGGTGTTTATCACCCTTGCTTTTAGCCGCTTTAATCTGCGTGAGAAATTCTACATCTCGTGGGTGGGACTGCGTGGGGCGGTACCTATCATACTAGCTACCTATCCGTATATTTATCAAATCGCTATTGCTGATGTTATATTTAATGTAGTGTTTTTCATGGTGCTTATCTCGGTGCTACTTCAGGGTATGAGTTTGCCTTTTGTGGCAAAGTGGCTTGGTGTGGCAGAAAAATGA
- the mqnE gene encoding aminofutalosine synthase MqnE: protein MKNLVEKIKNKKRLNYDESLGLYELDLYTLGSFANERRVELHGNKVFYNLNRHINPSNLCADTCKFCAFSAHRKNENSYTLSFDEIMQIAQNAQEGGADEVHIVSAHNPFIKPDETFGIFRAIKQKFPSLHIKAMTAAEIDFMSRKFNLSYEQVIERMIESGVDSMPGGGAEIFDESVREQLCAGKVSSENWLKIHSLWHQKGRQSNATMLFGHIESRANRIDHMLRLRELQDESLGRNNGGKFNAFIPLVYQTQNNYLEGITPLSSEEYLKTIAIARLVLDNIAHIKAYWATSTLGLAMVAQDFGSDDIDGTIGHERIQSAAGAKSKAGKAQSEFIELIETSGKRAVRRDSLYNELD, encoded by the coding sequence ATGAAAAATCTAGTAGAAAAAATCAAAAATAAAAAGCGTTTAAATTATGATGAGAGCTTAGGGCTTTACGAGCTTGATCTTTACACACTTGGATCTTTTGCAAATGAACGCAGAGTAGAACTTCATGGCAATAAAGTCTTTTATAATCTTAATCGCCACATAAATCCTAGCAATCTTTGCGCTGATACTTGTAAGTTTTGTGCTTTTTCAGCACATAGAAAAAATGAAAATTCCTACACTCTAAGTTTCGATGAGATAATGCAAATTGCGCAAAATGCGCAAGAGGGCGGCGCAGATGAAGTTCATATCGTAAGCGCGCATAATCCTTTTATAAAGCCTGATGAGACCTTTGGTATTTTTAGAGCAATTAAGCAGAAATTCCCTAGTCTTCATATAAAGGCGATGACAGCAGCTGAGATTGACTTTATGAGCCGTAAGTTTAATCTAAGCTATGAGCAAGTAATAGAGCGTATGATAGAGTCTGGTGTAGATAGCATGCCTGGCGGTGGGGCTGAGATTTTTGATGAGAGCGTTAGAGAGCAGCTTTGCGCTGGTAAAGTAAGCAGCGAAAACTGGCTAAAAATCCATAGCCTTTGGCACCAAAAAGGCCGCCAGAGTAACGCTACTATGCTTTTTGGGCATATTGAAAGTAGGGCAAATCGCATTGATCACATGTTGCGCTTGCGTGAGCTTCAAGATGAGAGCCTAGGACGAAATAACGGCGGAAAGTTTAACGCCTTTATCCCACTTGTGTATCAAACGCAAAATAATTATTTAGAGGGCATTACTCCGCTTAGCAGTGAAGAATACCTTAAAACCATTGCTATTGCGCGTCTTGTGCTTGATAATATCGCTCATATCAAAGCATACTGGGCTACAAGCACGCTAGGTCTTGCTATGGTGGCTCAAGACTTTGGCAGCGATGATATAGATGGCACCATAGGGCATGAGCGTATCCAAAGTGCTGCTGGGGCAAAGAGCAAGGCAGGAAAGGCGCAAAGTGAGTTTATAGAGTTAATAGAGACTAGTGGAAAAAGGGCGGTTAGGCGTGATAGCCTATATAATGAGCTTGATTAG
- the glmS gene encoding glutamine--fructose-6-phosphate transaminase (isomerizing): MCGIVGYIGKNEKKEVILNGLKELEYRGYDSAGMAVFDGVELRHFKAVGKLENLSSKMSDFTSTGAGVAIGHTRWATHGKPTEINAHPHLGEYSFVIHNGIIENYKELKTELEKAGVRFISQTDTEVIVHLFEFYNKSASSPFEAYEKTISRLQGAYATLLITKAAPNVVFFAKNAAPMMIGQSGDEFYFASSDAPLIGLCDSAIYLDDGCYGFADTSGDFKIFDSDKKPFNKAPTALSKDKGYAQKGGYRFFMEKEIYEQSAVASECLMGRISGDEVCLDIDESILKDRDEVVLCACGTSYHAALSASYLLERLAKIRTKVEIASEFRYKNPFLNKNALFVVISQSGETADTLEALKIAKNAGLKSLAICNVDNSSIVRLADAVLLTRAGIEKGVASTKAFATQVLVLWLLALRLAKMRNTLSASEFSSETEALRGIPAVLNFAPALQERIYRICKHYLHGHGFFFIGRDIFYPLALEGALKLKEISYLHAEGYPSGEMKHGPIALADSGLYTIALLPSTCLYDKAISNAQELAARDAFITAISPEPFELADDYIATSKHSHMMSEFFEMMVVLQLLALEISVRLGNDVDMPRNLAKSVTVE; encoded by the coding sequence ATGTGTGGAATAGTAGGCTATATCGGTAAAAACGAGAAAAAAGAAGTTATTTTAAATGGATTAAAAGAACTAGAATACAGAGGCTATGATAGTGCTGGTATGGCTGTATTTGATGGCGTAGAACTAAGGCACTTTAAGGCTGTAGGCAAGCTAGAAAATCTAAGTTCTAAAATGAGCGATTTTACAAGCACAGGCGCTGGTGTGGCGATAGGACACACACGCTGGGCAACGCACGGTAAGCCAACTGAGATAAACGCTCACCCGCACCTTGGCGAGTATAGTTTTGTCATACACAATGGAATAATTGAGAATTACAAAGAGCTAAAAACCGAGTTAGAAAAGGCAGGTGTAAGGTTTATTAGCCAGACAGATACTGAGGTTATCGTTCATCTTTTTGAGTTTTATAATAAAAGTGCTAGCTCGCCTTTTGAAGCTTATGAAAAGACTATTTCTAGATTGCAAGGGGCATATGCTACCTTGCTAATTACCAAAGCTGCACCAAATGTAGTGTTTTTTGCTAAAAATGCTGCGCCTATGATGATAGGACAAAGTGGAGATGAGTTTTACTTTGCTAGTAGCGATGCGCCACTAATCGGGCTTTGTGATAGTGCGATTTACCTTGATGATGGCTGCTATGGCTTTGCTGATACTAGCGGAGATTTTAAGATTTTTGATAGTGATAAAAAGCCTTTTAATAAAGCACCTACCGCACTTAGCAAGGATAAGGGCTACGCACAAAAAGGTGGATATAGATTTTTTATGGAAAAAGAAATCTACGAACAAAGTGCTGTGGCTAGCGAGTGCCTTATGGGCAGAATTAGCGGTGATGAAGTATGCTTAGATATTGATGAGAGCATTTTAAAAGACAGAGATGAGGTGGTGCTTTGTGCGTGTGGGACTAGCTACCACGCAGCCCTTAGTGCTAGCTACTTGCTAGAAAGATTAGCAAAAATACGCACAAAGGTAGAAATAGCAAGTGAGTTTCGCTACAAAAACCCGTTTTTAAACAAAAATGCGCTTTTTGTAGTAATTAGCCAAAGTGGCGAGACTGCTGATACGCTCGAAGCCCTAAAAATCGCTAAAAACGCAGGACTAAAAAGCCTAGCGATTTGTAATGTAGATAACTCTAGCATAGTTCGCTTAGCTGACGCAGTTCTTTTAACTCGTGCTGGCATAGAAAAAGGCGTAGCTAGCACGAAAGCCTTTGCTACTCAGGTTTTGGTGCTGTGGCTACTAGCACTAAGACTAGCTAAAATGCGAAATACTCTAAGTGCTAGCGAGTTTAGCAGCGAGACTGAGGCACTAAGGGGAATTCCAGCGGTGCTAAACTTCGCCCCAGCCTTACAAGAGCGTATTTACCGCATTTGTAAGCATTATTTACACGGACACGGCTTTTTCTTTATCGGGCGTGATATTTTTTATCCGCTAGCCTTAGAGGGTGCTTTGAAGCTTAAAGAGATTAGCTATCTTCACGCTGAGGGCTATCCAAGTGGCGAGATGAAGCATGGGCCTATTGCTTTGGCTGATAGCGGACTTTATACGATTGCCCTGCTGCCTAGCACTTGCCTTTATGACAAGGCGATTTCAAACGCACAAGAATTAGCCGCAAGAGATGCTTTTATCACAGCAATTAGCCCAGAGCCTTTTGAGCTAGCAGATGATTATATAGCCACTAGCAAGCACTCTCACATGATGAGCGAGTTTTTTGAGATGATGGTGGTTTTGCAACTTTTAGCGCTTGAAATTTCGGTTCGCCTAGGCAATGATGTAGATATGCCACGAAATCTAGCAAAAAGCGTAACTGTGGAGTAA